The Accipiter gentilis chromosome 14, bAccGen1.1, whole genome shotgun sequence genome contains a region encoding:
- the PDCD6IP gene encoding programmed cell death 6-interacting protein isoform X2 has protein sequence MTNFISVQLKKASEVDLAKPLCKFIQQSYPGGDAQAEHCRAAEELSKLRKSALGRPLDKHESALETLLRYYDQLCSIEPKFPFSENQVCVTFTWKDAFDKGSLFGGSAKLALASLGYEKTCVLFNCGALASQIAAEQNLDNDEGLKAAAKHYQFASGAFQHIKDTVLSSLNREPTVDISPDTVGTLSLIMLAQAQEVFFLKATRDKMKDGIIAKLANQAADYYGDAYKQCQYKDTLPKYFYFQEVFPVLAAKHCIMQANAEYHQSILAKQQKKFGEEIGRLQHAADLVKTVASRYDEYINVKDLVDKINRALAAAKKDNDFIYHDRVPDLKDLESIGKASLVKSTPVVVPLSQKFTDLFEKMVPLQVQQSVSVYNQRKADLVNRLIAQMREATNLANGVLASLNLPAAIEDVSGDTVPQSILNKSKSVIEQGGIQTVDQLIKDLPELLQRNKEILDESLRLLDEEETTDNDLRTKFKERWQRTPSNELYKPLRAEGTNYHNILNKAVQADGQVKERYQSHRDTIALLCKPEAELNAAIPSANPAKTLQGNEVVNVLRTLLANLDEVKKEREQLENDLKSVNFDMTSKFLTALAQDGAINEEAISVAELDRIYGSYTQKVQESLKKQEELLKNIQNAHQDFSKMKQSNNESNLREEVLKNLAVANDNFVELVANLKEGTKFYNELTEILLKFQNKCSDIVFARKTERDELLKDLQQSIAREPSAPSVPLPTYQTTAAGGSKPAASSTPTPAPRTMGTKPQPPARPPPPVISAASSSSSTSAPCGTAAPPAAAAPAPPAPTPGASTPAASTAPSQAQGPPYPTYPGYPGYCQMPMPMGYNPYMYGQYNLPYAPSPVYQNPGQAPYPAPQQPGYPFPQQPYYPQQ, from the exons GTCTGTGTAACATTTACATGGAAGGATGCTTTTGATAAAGGATCACTTTTTGGAGGATCTGCCAAATTGG CTCTGGCAAGTTTGGGGTATGAGAAGACGTGTGTTTTGTTCAACTGTGGCGCATTGGCAAGCCAGATTGCAGCAGAACAGAATCTGGATAATGATGAAGGTCTAAAAGCTGCAGCTAAGCACTATCAG tTTGCAAGTGGTGCTTTCCAACACATTAAAGACACAGTTTTGTCATCCTTGAATCGAGAACCTACAGTGGACATCTCTCCAGACACGGTTGGAACTCTCAGTCTTATTATGTTGGCTCAAGCccaagaagtattttttttgaaagctacaAGAG aTAAAATGAAAGATGGTATCATAGCTAAACTAGCTAATCAAGCTGCAGATTACTATGGTGATGCTTACAAACAATGTCAATATAAAGATACTTTGCCCAAG tatttttatttccaggAGGTGTTTCCCGTTCTGGCTGCAAAGCACTGCATTATGCAGGCCAATGCAGAATATCATCAATCTATCCTggcaaaacagcagaagaaatttgGTGAAGAAATTGGGAGGTTGCAG catGCAGCAGACTTGGTGAAAACAGTGGCATCTCGTTATGATGAATATATAAATGTTAAAGATCTGGTTGACAAGATCAACCGTGCACTTGCAGCTGCTAAAAAAGACAACGACTTCATTTACCATGACCGGGTTCCTGACCTGAAAGATTTGGAGTCCATTGGAAAAGCCAGTCTTGTGAAGTCTACTCCAGTTGTTGTTCCCCTCAGCCAGAAATTCACCG ACCTGTTTGAGAAGATGGTTCCATTGCAAGTTCAGCAGTCTGTGAGTGTTTATAACCAGAGAAAGGCAGATCTAGTAAACAGGTTAATAGCCCAGATGAGAGAAGCCACAAATCTGGCAAATGG TGTGTTGGCTTCCCTCAATCTTCCTGCTGCTATCGAAGATGTGTCTGGTGATACTGTTCCTCAGTCTATTTTGAACAAATCTAAGTCTGTGATTGAACAGGGAGGAATTCAGACTGTTGATCAGCTGATCAAAGATCTGCCTGAACTGCTacaaaggaacaaagaaattCTAGATGAA TCACTAAGATTATTAGATGAAGAAGAAACTACAGACAATGACCTGAGAACAAAATTCAAAGAACGCTGGCAGAGAACGCCATCCAATGAACTCTATAAGCCTTTAAGGGCAG AGGGAACCAATTACCATAACATTTTGAATAAAGCTGTTCAAGCAGATGGACAAGTGAAAGAGCGCTATCAGTCTCACCGGGATACGATTGCACTTCTGTGTAAGCCAGAGGCAGAACTCAACGCAGCCATTCCTTCTGCCAACCCAGCAAAAACATTACAAGGAAATGAG GTTGTTAATGTCTTAAGAACTTTGCTGGCCAATCTGGATGAAGTTAAGAAGGAGAGGGAACAACTGGAAAATGACCTGAAATCTGTAAATTTTGACATGACAAGCAAATTCCTGACTGCACTTGCGCAGGATGGTGCTATAAATGAGGAGGCTATCTCTGTGGCTGAGTTGGACAGAATTTATGGAAGTTACACACAGAAAGTGCAAGAGTCCCTAAAAAAACAGGAAGAACTTCTCAAAAACATTCAG aATGCACATCAGGATTTTTCAAAGATGAAACAATCAAACAATGAATCTAATTTAAGAGAAGAAGTTTTGAAGAACTTAGCTGTAGCAAATGACAACTTTGTGGAACTTGTAGCCAATTTAAAAGAAGGCACAAAG TTCTACAATGAGCTGACAGAAATCCTGCTGAAATTCCAAAACAAATGCAGTGACATTGTCTTTGCTCGCAAGACGGAAAGAGATGAACTGCTCAA agaTTTGCAGCAAAGTATTGCTAGGGAACCTAGTGCTCCCTCTGTTCCTCTGCCTACATATCAGACCACAGCAGCCGGAGGAAGTAAGCCTGCTGCATCATCAACTCCTACTCCAGCACCCAGAACCATG GGGACTAAACCACAGCCACCAGCACGGCCACCACCACCAGTGATTTCTGCAGCAAGCAGTTCCTCTTCTACATCAGCACCCTGTGGAACAGctgcacctcctgctgctgctgctcctgctcctcctgctcctacTCCAGGAGCCAGCACACCTGCAGCAAGCACTGCACCTTCCCAGGCACAGGGACCTCCTTACCCAACTTATCCAGGTTACCCAGG gtaTTGCCAGATGCCAATGCCAATGGGCTATAATCCATACATGTATGGTCAGTATAATCTGCCGTATGCACCCTCACCTGTATATCAAAACCCTGGACAAGCACCATATCCGGCACCTCAACAACCTGGATACCCTTTTCCTCAACAGCCTTATTACCCTCAGCAATAA
- the PDCD6IP gene encoding programmed cell death 6-interacting protein isoform X4, whose translation MTNFISVQLKKASEVDLAKPLCKFIQQSYPGGDAQAEHCRAAEELSKLRKSALGRPLDKHESALETLLRYYDQLCSIEPKFPFSENQVCVTFTWKDAFDKGSLFGGSAKLALASLGYEKTCVLFNCGALASQIAAEQNLDNDEGLKAAAKHYQFASGAFQHIKDTVLSSLNREPTVDISPDTVGTLSLIMLAQAQEVFFLKATRDKMKDGIIAKLANQAADYYGDAYKQCQYKDTLPKEVFPVLAAKHCIMQANAEYHQSILAKQQKKFGEEIGRLQHAADLVKTVASRYDEYINVKDLVDKINRALAAAKKDNDFIYHDRVPDLKDLESIGKASLVKSTPVVVPLSQKFTDLFEKMVPLQVQQSVSVYNQRKADLVNRLIAQMREATNLANGVLASLNLPAAIEDVSGDTVPQSILNKSKSVIEQGGIQTVDQLIKDLPELLQRNKEILDESLRLLDEEETTDNDLRTKFKERWQRTPSNELYKPLRAEGTNYHNILNKAVQADGQVKERYQSHRDTIALLCKPEAELNAAIPSANPAKTLQGNEVVNVLRTLLANLDEVKKEREQLENDLKSVNFDMTSKFLTALAQDGAINEEAISVAELDRIYGSYTQKVQESLKKQEELLKNIQNAHQDFSKMKQSNNESNLREEVLKNLAVANDNFVELVANLKEGTKFYNELTEILLKFQNKCSDIVFARKTERDELLKDLQQSIAREPSAPSVPLPTYQTTAAGGSKPAASSTPTPAPRTMGTKPQPPARPPPPVISAASSSSSTSAPCGTAAPPAAAAPAPPAPTPGASTPAASTAPSQAQGPPYPTYPGYPGYCQMPMPMGYNPYMYGQYNLPYAPSPVYQNPGQAPYPAPQQPGYPFPQQPYYPQQ comes from the exons GTCTGTGTAACATTTACATGGAAGGATGCTTTTGATAAAGGATCACTTTTTGGAGGATCTGCCAAATTGG CTCTGGCAAGTTTGGGGTATGAGAAGACGTGTGTTTTGTTCAACTGTGGCGCATTGGCAAGCCAGATTGCAGCAGAACAGAATCTGGATAATGATGAAGGTCTAAAAGCTGCAGCTAAGCACTATCAG tTTGCAAGTGGTGCTTTCCAACACATTAAAGACACAGTTTTGTCATCCTTGAATCGAGAACCTACAGTGGACATCTCTCCAGACACGGTTGGAACTCTCAGTCTTATTATGTTGGCTCAAGCccaagaagtattttttttgaaagctacaAGAG aTAAAATGAAAGATGGTATCATAGCTAAACTAGCTAATCAAGCTGCAGATTACTATGGTGATGCTTACAAACAATGTCAATATAAAGATACTTTGCCCAAG gAGGTGTTTCCCGTTCTGGCTGCAAAGCACTGCATTATGCAGGCCAATGCAGAATATCATCAATCTATCCTggcaaaacagcagaagaaatttgGTGAAGAAATTGGGAGGTTGCAG catGCAGCAGACTTGGTGAAAACAGTGGCATCTCGTTATGATGAATATATAAATGTTAAAGATCTGGTTGACAAGATCAACCGTGCACTTGCAGCTGCTAAAAAAGACAACGACTTCATTTACCATGACCGGGTTCCTGACCTGAAAGATTTGGAGTCCATTGGAAAAGCCAGTCTTGTGAAGTCTACTCCAGTTGTTGTTCCCCTCAGCCAGAAATTCACCG ACCTGTTTGAGAAGATGGTTCCATTGCAAGTTCAGCAGTCTGTGAGTGTTTATAACCAGAGAAAGGCAGATCTAGTAAACAGGTTAATAGCCCAGATGAGAGAAGCCACAAATCTGGCAAATGG TGTGTTGGCTTCCCTCAATCTTCCTGCTGCTATCGAAGATGTGTCTGGTGATACTGTTCCTCAGTCTATTTTGAACAAATCTAAGTCTGTGATTGAACAGGGAGGAATTCAGACTGTTGATCAGCTGATCAAAGATCTGCCTGAACTGCTacaaaggaacaaagaaattCTAGATGAA TCACTAAGATTATTAGATGAAGAAGAAACTACAGACAATGACCTGAGAACAAAATTCAAAGAACGCTGGCAGAGAACGCCATCCAATGAACTCTATAAGCCTTTAAGGGCAG AGGGAACCAATTACCATAACATTTTGAATAAAGCTGTTCAAGCAGATGGACAAGTGAAAGAGCGCTATCAGTCTCACCGGGATACGATTGCACTTCTGTGTAAGCCAGAGGCAGAACTCAACGCAGCCATTCCTTCTGCCAACCCAGCAAAAACATTACAAGGAAATGAG GTTGTTAATGTCTTAAGAACTTTGCTGGCCAATCTGGATGAAGTTAAGAAGGAGAGGGAACAACTGGAAAATGACCTGAAATCTGTAAATTTTGACATGACAAGCAAATTCCTGACTGCACTTGCGCAGGATGGTGCTATAAATGAGGAGGCTATCTCTGTGGCTGAGTTGGACAGAATTTATGGAAGTTACACACAGAAAGTGCAAGAGTCCCTAAAAAAACAGGAAGAACTTCTCAAAAACATTCAG aATGCACATCAGGATTTTTCAAAGATGAAACAATCAAACAATGAATCTAATTTAAGAGAAGAAGTTTTGAAGAACTTAGCTGTAGCAAATGACAACTTTGTGGAACTTGTAGCCAATTTAAAAGAAGGCACAAAG TTCTACAATGAGCTGACAGAAATCCTGCTGAAATTCCAAAACAAATGCAGTGACATTGTCTTTGCTCGCAAGACGGAAAGAGATGAACTGCTCAA agaTTTGCAGCAAAGTATTGCTAGGGAACCTAGTGCTCCCTCTGTTCCTCTGCCTACATATCAGACCACAGCAGCCGGAGGAAGTAAGCCTGCTGCATCATCAACTCCTACTCCAGCACCCAGAACCATG GGGACTAAACCACAGCCACCAGCACGGCCACCACCACCAGTGATTTCTGCAGCAAGCAGTTCCTCTTCTACATCAGCACCCTGTGGAACAGctgcacctcctgctgctgctgctcctgctcctcctgctcctacTCCAGGAGCCAGCACACCTGCAGCAAGCACTGCACCTTCCCAGGCACAGGGACCTCCTTACCCAACTTATCCAGGTTACCCAGG gtaTTGCCAGATGCCAATGCCAATGGGCTATAATCCATACATGTATGGTCAGTATAATCTGCCGTATGCACCCTCACCTGTATATCAAAACCCTGGACAAGCACCATATCCGGCACCTCAACAACCTGGATACCCTTTTCCTCAACAGCCTTATTACCCTCAGCAATAA
- the PDCD6IP gene encoding programmed cell death 6-interacting protein isoform X1, whose translation MTNFISVQLKKASEVDLAKPLCKFIQQSYPGGDAQAEHCRAAEELSKLRKSALGRPLDKHESALETLLRYYDQLCSIEPKFPFSENQVCVTFTWKDAFDKGSLFGGSAKLALASLGYEKTCVLFNCGALASQIAAEQNLDNDEGLKAAAKHYQFASGAFQHIKDTVLSSLNREPTVDISPDTVGTLSLIMLAQAQEVFFLKATRDKMKDGIIAKLANQAADYYGDAYKQCQYKDTLPKYFYFQEVFPVLAAKHCIMQANAEYHQSILAKQQKKFGEEIGRLQHAADLVKTVASRYDEYINVKDLVDKINRALAAAKKDNDFIYHDRVPDLKDLESIGKASLVKSTPVVVPLSQKFTDLFEKMVPLQVQQSVSVYNQRKADLVNRLIAQMREATNLANGVLASLNLPAAIEDVSGDTVPQSILNKSKSVIEQGGIQTVDQLIKDLPELLQRNKEILDESLRLLDEEETTDNDLRTKFKERWQRTPSNELYKPLRAEGTNYHNILNKAVQADGQVKERYQSHRDTIALLCKPEAELNAAIPSANPAKTLQGNEVVNVLRTLLANLDEVKKEREQLENDLKSVNFDMTSKFLTALAQDGAINEEAISVAELDRIYGSYTQKVQESLKKQEELLKNIQNAHQDFSKMKQSNNESNLREEVLKNLAVANDNFVELVANLKEGTKFYNELTEILLKFQNKCSDIVFARKTERDELLKDLQQSIAREPSAPSVPLPTYQTTAAGGSKPAASSTPTPAPRTMVGTKPQPPARPPPPVISAASSSSSTSAPCGTAAPPAAAAPAPPAPTPGASTPAASTAPSQAQGPPYPTYPGYPGYCQMPMPMGYNPYMYGQYNLPYAPSPVYQNPGQAPYPAPQQPGYPFPQQPYYPQQ comes from the exons GTCTGTGTAACATTTACATGGAAGGATGCTTTTGATAAAGGATCACTTTTTGGAGGATCTGCCAAATTGG CTCTGGCAAGTTTGGGGTATGAGAAGACGTGTGTTTTGTTCAACTGTGGCGCATTGGCAAGCCAGATTGCAGCAGAACAGAATCTGGATAATGATGAAGGTCTAAAAGCTGCAGCTAAGCACTATCAG tTTGCAAGTGGTGCTTTCCAACACATTAAAGACACAGTTTTGTCATCCTTGAATCGAGAACCTACAGTGGACATCTCTCCAGACACGGTTGGAACTCTCAGTCTTATTATGTTGGCTCAAGCccaagaagtattttttttgaaagctacaAGAG aTAAAATGAAAGATGGTATCATAGCTAAACTAGCTAATCAAGCTGCAGATTACTATGGTGATGCTTACAAACAATGTCAATATAAAGATACTTTGCCCAAG tatttttatttccaggAGGTGTTTCCCGTTCTGGCTGCAAAGCACTGCATTATGCAGGCCAATGCAGAATATCATCAATCTATCCTggcaaaacagcagaagaaatttgGTGAAGAAATTGGGAGGTTGCAG catGCAGCAGACTTGGTGAAAACAGTGGCATCTCGTTATGATGAATATATAAATGTTAAAGATCTGGTTGACAAGATCAACCGTGCACTTGCAGCTGCTAAAAAAGACAACGACTTCATTTACCATGACCGGGTTCCTGACCTGAAAGATTTGGAGTCCATTGGAAAAGCCAGTCTTGTGAAGTCTACTCCAGTTGTTGTTCCCCTCAGCCAGAAATTCACCG ACCTGTTTGAGAAGATGGTTCCATTGCAAGTTCAGCAGTCTGTGAGTGTTTATAACCAGAGAAAGGCAGATCTAGTAAACAGGTTAATAGCCCAGATGAGAGAAGCCACAAATCTGGCAAATGG TGTGTTGGCTTCCCTCAATCTTCCTGCTGCTATCGAAGATGTGTCTGGTGATACTGTTCCTCAGTCTATTTTGAACAAATCTAAGTCTGTGATTGAACAGGGAGGAATTCAGACTGTTGATCAGCTGATCAAAGATCTGCCTGAACTGCTacaaaggaacaaagaaattCTAGATGAA TCACTAAGATTATTAGATGAAGAAGAAACTACAGACAATGACCTGAGAACAAAATTCAAAGAACGCTGGCAGAGAACGCCATCCAATGAACTCTATAAGCCTTTAAGGGCAG AGGGAACCAATTACCATAACATTTTGAATAAAGCTGTTCAAGCAGATGGACAAGTGAAAGAGCGCTATCAGTCTCACCGGGATACGATTGCACTTCTGTGTAAGCCAGAGGCAGAACTCAACGCAGCCATTCCTTCTGCCAACCCAGCAAAAACATTACAAGGAAATGAG GTTGTTAATGTCTTAAGAACTTTGCTGGCCAATCTGGATGAAGTTAAGAAGGAGAGGGAACAACTGGAAAATGACCTGAAATCTGTAAATTTTGACATGACAAGCAAATTCCTGACTGCACTTGCGCAGGATGGTGCTATAAATGAGGAGGCTATCTCTGTGGCTGAGTTGGACAGAATTTATGGAAGTTACACACAGAAAGTGCAAGAGTCCCTAAAAAAACAGGAAGAACTTCTCAAAAACATTCAG aATGCACATCAGGATTTTTCAAAGATGAAACAATCAAACAATGAATCTAATTTAAGAGAAGAAGTTTTGAAGAACTTAGCTGTAGCAAATGACAACTTTGTGGAACTTGTAGCCAATTTAAAAGAAGGCACAAAG TTCTACAATGAGCTGACAGAAATCCTGCTGAAATTCCAAAACAAATGCAGTGACATTGTCTTTGCTCGCAAGACGGAAAGAGATGAACTGCTCAA agaTTTGCAGCAAAGTATTGCTAGGGAACCTAGTGCTCCCTCTGTTCCTCTGCCTACATATCAGACCACAGCAGCCGGAGGAAGTAAGCCTGCTGCATCATCAACTCCTACTCCAGCACCCAGAACCATGGTG GGGACTAAACCACAGCCACCAGCACGGCCACCACCACCAGTGATTTCTGCAGCAAGCAGTTCCTCTTCTACATCAGCACCCTGTGGAACAGctgcacctcctgctgctgctgctcctgctcctcctgctcctacTCCAGGAGCCAGCACACCTGCAGCAAGCACTGCACCTTCCCAGGCACAGGGACCTCCTTACCCAACTTATCCAGGTTACCCAGG gtaTTGCCAGATGCCAATGCCAATGGGCTATAATCCATACATGTATGGTCAGTATAATCTGCCGTATGCACCCTCACCTGTATATCAAAACCCTGGACAAGCACCATATCCGGCACCTCAACAACCTGGATACCCTTTTCCTCAACAGCCTTATTACCCTCAGCAATAA
- the PDCD6IP gene encoding programmed cell death 6-interacting protein isoform X3 codes for MTNFISVQLKKASEVDLAKPLCKFIQQSYPGGDAQAEHCRAAEELSKLRKSALGRPLDKHESALETLLRYYDQLCSIEPKFPFSENQVCVTFTWKDAFDKGSLFGGSAKLALASLGYEKTCVLFNCGALASQIAAEQNLDNDEGLKAAAKHYQFASGAFQHIKDTVLSSLNREPTVDISPDTVGTLSLIMLAQAQEVFFLKATRDKMKDGIIAKLANQAADYYGDAYKQCQYKDTLPKEVFPVLAAKHCIMQANAEYHQSILAKQQKKFGEEIGRLQHAADLVKTVASRYDEYINVKDLVDKINRALAAAKKDNDFIYHDRVPDLKDLESIGKASLVKSTPVVVPLSQKFTDLFEKMVPLQVQQSVSVYNQRKADLVNRLIAQMREATNLANGVLASLNLPAAIEDVSGDTVPQSILNKSKSVIEQGGIQTVDQLIKDLPELLQRNKEILDESLRLLDEEETTDNDLRTKFKERWQRTPSNELYKPLRAEGTNYHNILNKAVQADGQVKERYQSHRDTIALLCKPEAELNAAIPSANPAKTLQGNEVVNVLRTLLANLDEVKKEREQLENDLKSVNFDMTSKFLTALAQDGAINEEAISVAELDRIYGSYTQKVQESLKKQEELLKNIQNAHQDFSKMKQSNNESNLREEVLKNLAVANDNFVELVANLKEGTKFYNELTEILLKFQNKCSDIVFARKTERDELLKDLQQSIAREPSAPSVPLPTYQTTAAGGSKPAASSTPTPAPRTMVGTKPQPPARPPPPVISAASSSSSTSAPCGTAAPPAAAAPAPPAPTPGASTPAASTAPSQAQGPPYPTYPGYPGYCQMPMPMGYNPYMYGQYNLPYAPSPVYQNPGQAPYPAPQQPGYPFPQQPYYPQQ; via the exons GTCTGTGTAACATTTACATGGAAGGATGCTTTTGATAAAGGATCACTTTTTGGAGGATCTGCCAAATTGG CTCTGGCAAGTTTGGGGTATGAGAAGACGTGTGTTTTGTTCAACTGTGGCGCATTGGCAAGCCAGATTGCAGCAGAACAGAATCTGGATAATGATGAAGGTCTAAAAGCTGCAGCTAAGCACTATCAG tTTGCAAGTGGTGCTTTCCAACACATTAAAGACACAGTTTTGTCATCCTTGAATCGAGAACCTACAGTGGACATCTCTCCAGACACGGTTGGAACTCTCAGTCTTATTATGTTGGCTCAAGCccaagaagtattttttttgaaagctacaAGAG aTAAAATGAAAGATGGTATCATAGCTAAACTAGCTAATCAAGCTGCAGATTACTATGGTGATGCTTACAAACAATGTCAATATAAAGATACTTTGCCCAAG gAGGTGTTTCCCGTTCTGGCTGCAAAGCACTGCATTATGCAGGCCAATGCAGAATATCATCAATCTATCCTggcaaaacagcagaagaaatttgGTGAAGAAATTGGGAGGTTGCAG catGCAGCAGACTTGGTGAAAACAGTGGCATCTCGTTATGATGAATATATAAATGTTAAAGATCTGGTTGACAAGATCAACCGTGCACTTGCAGCTGCTAAAAAAGACAACGACTTCATTTACCATGACCGGGTTCCTGACCTGAAAGATTTGGAGTCCATTGGAAAAGCCAGTCTTGTGAAGTCTACTCCAGTTGTTGTTCCCCTCAGCCAGAAATTCACCG ACCTGTTTGAGAAGATGGTTCCATTGCAAGTTCAGCAGTCTGTGAGTGTTTATAACCAGAGAAAGGCAGATCTAGTAAACAGGTTAATAGCCCAGATGAGAGAAGCCACAAATCTGGCAAATGG TGTGTTGGCTTCCCTCAATCTTCCTGCTGCTATCGAAGATGTGTCTGGTGATACTGTTCCTCAGTCTATTTTGAACAAATCTAAGTCTGTGATTGAACAGGGAGGAATTCAGACTGTTGATCAGCTGATCAAAGATCTGCCTGAACTGCTacaaaggaacaaagaaattCTAGATGAA TCACTAAGATTATTAGATGAAGAAGAAACTACAGACAATGACCTGAGAACAAAATTCAAAGAACGCTGGCAGAGAACGCCATCCAATGAACTCTATAAGCCTTTAAGGGCAG AGGGAACCAATTACCATAACATTTTGAATAAAGCTGTTCAAGCAGATGGACAAGTGAAAGAGCGCTATCAGTCTCACCGGGATACGATTGCACTTCTGTGTAAGCCAGAGGCAGAACTCAACGCAGCCATTCCTTCTGCCAACCCAGCAAAAACATTACAAGGAAATGAG GTTGTTAATGTCTTAAGAACTTTGCTGGCCAATCTGGATGAAGTTAAGAAGGAGAGGGAACAACTGGAAAATGACCTGAAATCTGTAAATTTTGACATGACAAGCAAATTCCTGACTGCACTTGCGCAGGATGGTGCTATAAATGAGGAGGCTATCTCTGTGGCTGAGTTGGACAGAATTTATGGAAGTTACACACAGAAAGTGCAAGAGTCCCTAAAAAAACAGGAAGAACTTCTCAAAAACATTCAG aATGCACATCAGGATTTTTCAAAGATGAAACAATCAAACAATGAATCTAATTTAAGAGAAGAAGTTTTGAAGAACTTAGCTGTAGCAAATGACAACTTTGTGGAACTTGTAGCCAATTTAAAAGAAGGCACAAAG TTCTACAATGAGCTGACAGAAATCCTGCTGAAATTCCAAAACAAATGCAGTGACATTGTCTTTGCTCGCAAGACGGAAAGAGATGAACTGCTCAA agaTTTGCAGCAAAGTATTGCTAGGGAACCTAGTGCTCCCTCTGTTCCTCTGCCTACATATCAGACCACAGCAGCCGGAGGAAGTAAGCCTGCTGCATCATCAACTCCTACTCCAGCACCCAGAACCATGGTG GGGACTAAACCACAGCCACCAGCACGGCCACCACCACCAGTGATTTCTGCAGCAAGCAGTTCCTCTTCTACATCAGCACCCTGTGGAACAGctgcacctcctgctgctgctgctcctgctcctcctgctcctacTCCAGGAGCCAGCACACCTGCAGCAAGCACTGCACCTTCCCAGGCACAGGGACCTCCTTACCCAACTTATCCAGGTTACCCAGG gtaTTGCCAGATGCCAATGCCAATGGGCTATAATCCATACATGTATGGTCAGTATAATCTGCCGTATGCACCCTCACCTGTATATCAAAACCCTGGACAAGCACCATATCCGGCACCTCAACAACCTGGATACCCTTTTCCTCAACAGCCTTATTACCCTCAGCAATAA